Genomic DNA from Vagococcus luciliae:
AGCTTTTTTAGTTTATTTACTCTTCTCTTTTCTCATTTGCTTACTTCTAAGTTGACCACATGCCGCATCAATATCAGAGCCAAACTCTTGTCTGACCACACAATTAATTCCATTTTTCTTTAAAATATCATAGAAAGCTAATGTATCTTTTTTCGTACTTCGTTGATATAAATCATGTTCTTCTACCGTATTATATGGAATCAAATTCACATATGTTAGCTTTTTCTTGTCTTTTAACAAATCAGCCAGTTGTTGAGCATGCTCTGGTGTGTCATTAACCCCTTGAAGCATAATGTATTCAAACGTGATACGGCGATTGGTTTCTTTTAAGTAATAATCTACTGCATCCATTAAACGCTCTAATGGATATGCTCGATTAATTCTCATAATAGATGTACGTGTGTCATTATTTGGCGCATGAAGTGAGATAGCCAAATTAACTTGTAAACCATTTGTCGCAAACTCTTTGATTTTTGGTACAAGACCACTCGTTGAAACGGTCATATGTCTTGCTCCTATTTGTAACCCTTTTGGATCGTTCATAATATGCAAGAAATTCATGACATTGTTATAATTATCAAACGGCTCGCCAATTCCCATCACCACAATATGACTCACTCTTTCGCCTTGTCCTTGTTTGTCTAGGTAATGCTGCACTTTCATAATTTGAGCGACAATTTCACCTGTTGTTAAGTTACGTTGTTTTTTTAGTAACCCACTCGCACAAAACGTACAACCGATGTTGCACCCAATTTGTGTTGTCACACAGACAGACAAACCATATGCTTGACGCATTAACACTGTTTCAATCATATGATGGTCTGGTAACTCAAATAAATATTTTATCGTTCCATCTTGACCTTCTTGAACGACTACCTCTTTTAAAGGATCTAATACAAAATGTTCTTTTAATAATTCAATTGTTTGTTTTGATAGATTACTCATCTCAGAAAAATCCGTCACTCGTTTTTCATATAACCATTGCCACACTTGGGCTGCTCTAAATTTCTTTTCACCATTTTTCACAAACCATTCAACAAGTTGAGGTTGTGTAAAATCATAGATTGATGGTTTCATTATTTATTCCTCTTTTCTACTTTGTACACTTAATCACTATATAGGATTTAAGTCTAATTTGCAATGACAAACTCACTATCCATGCACAACAAAAAAAGCAAAAGAACGAGTTGTTCTCTTGCTTTTACTTTATTGATTTATCGCATGTAATACTTGTTTACTTAATTGTTCTAATCTATCTGATAATTCTTGAGCCGTTTCTTGTGAATACACAATCGTTTCAACTGGTGTTGACACAAAATCAAGTAATTTTACAGCTTGCCATGTATCTCCTTGCTTTTCAATCGTGATTTGTGGGTGCACACTGGTCGCCCCACACGCATCCGCCACTAAAAAAGCAACCTCATAAGTAGTCTCATCTAATTTTCTTAAACGATAATACCCATCATGAATAAACTGTTTGTCTGCTGATAAATGTTGTGTCAACAGATCCAATTCTTCTTGTGTCATACTCACACGTCCCCTTTATTAGCCTTGATTAATTAGTAAAGTTATCGAAATAGCCTTGAATAAAGACAATCGGTGTTCCTTTGTCTCCACTACCTGACGTTAAATCTGATAATGAACCGATTAAGTCAGTTAATTTTCTAGGTGTTGTTCCTTGTGCTTCCATTAATCCTGTTAAATCATCTGCTTTTGAATCAATGTGTTTTTTGATTGCTTCTTCAAGTTGAGCTCCACGTAAATCAGAGAAATTGTTATCAGCAAGATATTTTAACTTCACTTCATTTGGTGTGCCTTCTAAACCTGATGTGTATGCAGGAGATACAACTGGGTCAGCCAATTCCCAAATTTTTCCAACTGGATCTTTAAACGCGCCATCACCATAAACCATGACTTCCACTTGTTTACCAGTCAACTCTTTTAGTTTACGTTGGATATTATCCACTGTTTCTTGCGAGTTTCTTGGGAATAATTTCACACCATCGTCTGTCGATTTGTTTGAACCAAGCAAACCGTATTGCTCGTTAAAGCCACTTCCGTCAACTGATTTAGATAAGACATCATCCAATGTGTACACTTTTTCCGCACCATTTTGTTCTAAGATGCGTTTTGTACGGTAACGTGTGTGAATATCACATGTTAAGATATTTTTTGTATAAGATAAAATCGTTTTAGGTTTTTGAGAGAAAATGACTTCACACTCAGCACCTTCTGCTGCGATTAATTCTTTATAGTATTCAATATAGTCAACACCTGTAAAGGTATGTTTTTGATAACCAAATAGCTCTCTAAATTCTGTTTCAGTTAACGTATCTGTCCAAGGATTCACTCCTTTTTCATCTAATGCGTCAAGTGAAATCAAATGATTTCCCACTTCATCTGATGGATAACTTAACATTAGGACAATTTTTTTGCTTCCTCTAGCAATACCACGTAAACAGTTTGAAAAACGATTACGGCTAAAGATTGGGAAGATAACCCCAACTGTCTCATCATTAAATTTTTGACGAATATCTTCTGCAATTTGATCAATCGATGCATAATTTCCTTGAGCTCTAGCAACAATCGATTCTGTTACAGCAACGATATCTTTGTCTTGAATTGAGAAGTTTCCTTCTTTAGATGCTTCAATGACACTGTCAATAACGATTGATTCTAAATCATCACCTTCATTAATAATTGGACAACGTAATCCCCTTGATACAGTTCCAATGATTCTTGACATAATTTTACTCTCCCTCATGAATACAACTCATTTTTAATTTAGTTCCATAAGTACTATACAGTGTTTTAAGCGACAAGTAAAATCTAGACGCTAAAAATATTAAAAAAAGATGATTAAATATCGCATCTAATCATCTTTTTGATTTAATTAATTAATTCATTTGCTAACACAAAGGTATAGCCTTGACTTTTCAAATACTTAATGACATTTTCCAAACTGTCCGCTGAATCTTGATGAATGTCATGCATTAACACAATACTATGAGGTTGTAATTCTTTTTTAACTTCCCCTAGAATAGCTGTGGGATTATGTGTTTTCCAATCTAGTGTATCAATATTCCACAAAGCAATGGACATATTTGATTCAACTTTTGTCACACGATCATTATACGCCCCATATGGTGGACGAAGAAGCGTTGGTTTTTCACCTGTTAGTTTTTCTATTTTTTGGTTGGTTGAATCAATTTCTTGCTTGATACTTGCTTCATCTAATTTTGTTAAGTCTTTGTGGTCATAAGTATGATTTCCAATTTCATGACCAGCATCGTGAATTTTTTTCACCACATCAGGATAAGTATCAACCATTGAACCTAACATAAAGAAAGTAGCCTTAATATCGTATTTTTTTAACGTATCTAATATTTGCAACGAACTGGTATTGTTTGGTCCATCATCAAACGTTAACGCCACTTTTTTATCATCATTTAAAAGAGTTGGATCATTTTTAATAACCTCTTGTTCTAGAAGAGACAACTGACTAGCATACGTTTTTTTGAGTTTATCATTTTTTAACTCGCTAACTGCTTTATCTAACTTTTTATATTCATCAGATGACGGAACAGTTTTAATCTTATCTTTTTGAATATAAGTTGCCATTTCTTTATCAAGGGTTGCTAACGTTTGATTTTGAGTCGTCACTTCTTTCAGTCCTTCTTCAAGAGCTGACTTTTGCTCACCTTTTGGTAAAGCACTCACTTGTGATGTTAAATCATCCTGTAGAGTAGAAGAAACGCTTTTTGTAATGGCTAGATTTTTAACCAATGTATTTTTGCTAAAGGGCGTTGTACCAAAAATATCCCTCATCTCTTGAGAGACTTTTATTTTATTTTGAACCAATTGAATCACTTTTGAATCTTTTTGCAATTCAGTTAACAACTGACCTTTTTGATGCTTTACTTTTCCAGAGATATTAGAAATCTCATCCACTTTTTTGATACTTGTTTCAACCTGTTCTTGCGCTTTATTGGATGTGGTTAATAAATCTTTGCTAGTAACATAGTTTTCTAACGTACTATGATTAAGTGAATTTAAGGACTCCTCAATCATATTTTTTTCACTTGTCACACTAGCCAATGTTTGTGATGCTTTTTTATCTAACGTCATACGTCGAACTAAAAAAACGACCTCTACAACCAAAATAAGTAATAAAAAAATTAATATAAATTGCTTTTTTCTCTTTTCAACCAATTTTAAAATCTACACCTTTCTAAATATACAAGTTCTATTCTAACAGTAATTCTAAAAATTGTTTATTATTTTCCTGACTTTATTACAACAAAATACGTGGGTTTACTTTATTTTATCAAAATTACATAACATTTTATTGTTTTTTGTTCATTTTTTTAAATACTACCACTTTTCATTTTTTAATATTAATGATCAATTAACCAATTAAACAGTTATGTTTCTGATTAACATAACATGAATCACCTAACTACAAATACAAATGAGAACACTTTTTTTAAAATAACTATGATAGAATAATGAGGCATAAACTATCATTAGTAGGGGGAATTTATAATGGACATTCAAGATTATATGAAAGGATTTATCGATACTTTTTATGACAATATACATACCATCCAACAAGGAAAACCAATCGACATTATTCCAGAAAAAACAATCAAACAATTACAAACTTTAGACTTTACTGAAGAAGGACGAGACCTATCTAGTTTACTCACAACTTTAGAAGAAAGTATCTATCCTTTTAGAAATGTTAGTGAACATAAACGAAATTTTGCATTCATACCTGCTCCCGTTATGGATATTTCCAAATTAGGGGATTTAATGGAATCATTTTATAATCCTAATGCGGCTGGTTTTTATTCTAGCTCTGGAACAGCTGTCATCGAAGAAGAAATGATGGCTTATTTATGTGAAAAAGCTGGATATGATCCAAAAAAAGCAAGTGGGACTTTCCTATCAGGTGGCTCAATGGCAAATTTAAATGCCACCATAGCTGCCAGAGACAAATATTTATCATTAGATGACATCACAAGAGGTGTGGTTTATATTTCTGATCAGGCACATCATAGTGTTCATAAAGCACTTCACGCGATTGGCATTCCAGATGAAAGAATTCGCCGTGTAAAAACAGATGAGCAATTAAAAATTGACCCAACAGCACTACAAGAAACAATCAAAACGGATAAAAAGAATGCGTTACGTCCTTTTATCGTGATTGCAACAGCCGGAACAACAAATGCAGGGGTGATTGATCCATTACCTGAATTGGCTAAAATTTGTAAAGAAGAAGATATATGGTTGCATGTGGACGGAGCGTTTGGCGCATCGGTGTTATTATCATCAAGCCACACTCACCTACTTAAAGGGATTGAACAGGCTGATAGTATCACGTGGGATGCACATAAATGGCTCTTCCAAAGTTACTCTTGTGCGATGTTACTGGTAAAAGATAAAGCCGATTTATTGCGAAGTTTTAGTGAAACGCCTGAGTATTTAGAAGATGCTTCTGAAAACGAGCACATCAACACATGGGATTTAGGACTTGATTTGTCTCGTCCAGCTCGTGGCGTGAAGTTATGGTTATCCATACAAGCACTTGGAACGAAAAAATTAGGTGACACGATTGATTACGGAATCAAATTAGCTGAATACACTGAGTCCGTCGTGCGAAACACACCAAAATTAGAGAT
This window encodes:
- the rlmN gene encoding 23S rRNA (adenine(2503)-C(2))-methyltransferase RlmN, which translates into the protein MMKPSIYDFTQPQLVEWFVKNGEKKFRAAQVWQWLYEKRVTDFSEMSNLSKQTIELLKEHFVLDPLKEVVVQEGQDGTIKYLFELPDHHMIETVLMRQAYGLSVCVTTQIGCNIGCTFCASGLLKKQRNLTTGEIVAQIMKVQHYLDKQGQGERVSHIVVMGIGEPFDNYNNVMNFLHIMNDPKGLQIGARHMTVSTSGLVPKIKEFATNGLQVNLAISLHAPNNDTRTSIMRINRAYPLERLMDAVDYYLKETNRRITFEYIMLQGVNDTPEHAQQLADLLKDKKKLTYVNLIPYNTVEEHDLYQRSTKKDTLAFYDILKKNGINCVVRQEFGSDIDAACGQLRSKQMRKEKSK
- a CDS encoding coenzyme F420-0:L-glutamate ligase encodes the protein MSRIIGTVSRGLRCPIINEGDDLESIVIDSVIEASKEGNFSIQDKDIVAVTESIVARAQGNYASIDQIAEDIRQKFNDETVGVIFPIFSRNRFSNCLRGIARGSKKIVLMLSYPSDEVGNHLISLDALDEKGVNPWTDTLTETEFRELFGYQKHTFTGVDYIEYYKELIAAEGAECEVIFSQKPKTILSYTKNILTCDIHTRYRTKRILEQNGAEKVYTLDDVLSKSVDGSGFNEQYGLLGSNKSTDDGVKLFPRNSQETVDNIQRKLKELTGKQVEVMVYGDGAFKDPVGKIWELADPVVSPAYTSGLEGTPNEVKLKYLADNNFSDLRGAQLEEAIKKHIDSKADDLTGLMEAQGTTPRKLTDLIGSLSDLTSGSGDKGTPIVFIQGYFDNFTN
- a CDS encoding polysaccharide deacetylase family protein, which translates into the protein MVEKRKKQFILIFLLLILVVEVVFLVRRMTLDKKASQTLASVTSEKNMIEESLNSLNHSTLENYVTSKDLLTTSNKAQEQVETSIKKVDEISNISGKVKHQKGQLLTELQKDSKVIQLVQNKIKVSQEMRDIFGTTPFSKNTLVKNLAITKSVSSTLQDDLTSQVSALPKGEQKSALEEGLKEVTTQNQTLATLDKEMATYIQKDKIKTVPSSDEYKKLDKAVSELKNDKLKKTYASQLSLLEQEVIKNDPTLLNDDKKVALTFDDGPNNTSSLQILDTLKKYDIKATFFMLGSMVDTYPDVVKKIHDAGHEIGNHTYDHKDLTKLDEASIKQEIDSTNQKIEKLTGEKPTLLRPPYGAYNDRVTKVESNMSIALWNIDTLDWKTHNPTAILGEVKKELQPHSIVLMHDIHQDSADSLENVIKYLKSQGYTFVLANELIN
- a CDS encoding pyridoxal phosphate-dependent decarboxylase family protein, whose translation is MDIQDYMKGFIDTFYDNIHTIQQGKPIDIIPEKTIKQLQTLDFTEEGRDLSSLLTTLEESIYPFRNVSEHKRNFAFIPAPVMDISKLGDLMESFYNPNAAGFYSSSGTAVIEEEMMAYLCEKAGYDPKKASGTFLSGGSMANLNATIAARDKYLSLDDITRGVVYISDQAHHSVHKALHAIGIPDERIRRVKTDEQLKIDPTALQETIKTDKKNALRPFIVIATAGTTNAGVIDPLPELAKICKEEDIWLHVDGAFGASVLLSSSHTHLLKGIEQADSITWDAHKWLFQSYSCAMLLVKDKADLLRSFSETPEYLEDASENEHINTWDLGLDLSRPARGVKLWLSIQALGTKKLGDTIDYGIKLAEYTESVVRNTPKLEIITPAQTAILNFRYQREGLSEEELNSFNTALSNMISNQGFAQILTTKLQGKTVLRMCTISPETTQEDIDKTIEHISSCIEKLETN